The Glycine soja cultivar W05 chromosome 19, ASM419377v2, whole genome shotgun sequence genomic sequence aaaaattataaattaaccaACAAGTACTAGTGAATAGTATTAAACTTAATCCTCTTAGTTAAAGTTCCagattaaaaatttatgaatgaaaaatatgattaatttttttttactaatataactaattaaatttttcaacGAAGATTGattaaagtttataaatatatcaataacatgataaaagaattataaataaactgaatatttttatgataaaaaaaatatgcatctttccaaaatattaaaaaattcctCCATAATAACGACAGTCCTTGATTCCCATTTTCCACGAAAAACGGTCAAAACGAAAGGTGCATTGACATCACTTCACTCCAAGcccaaagaaaatgaaacacaACACAGCAAAACAAAGACAACGAAAGCGACAACAACTTCGTCCAGACACGACGCCGTTTCTCGCCGCTACTGTTCTCTCCTCAACAAAAAGATTACCCTTTTCATGCGTCCATATCCAACAACACagtaaaaaaatccaaaccttGTGCCGTTTTCTCCAAAACCAAACAATCCGaaagaacaaataaataaagagaaaacagtaaaataaaattaattttttttttttttttttgcatttcgcCTTCTATCTTTACAAAAACAAGCAAACCATAACAAACCCAAATAAATATCAcccagaaaaaccaaaaagaataataataataaaaagagcatgaaactcgaaagaaagaaattaaagaaagaagatTGATTAACAAGTCAGTAAgaagctgctgctgctgctgcaagTAGTAGTAGTGTATCCAAAATggaatggaagaagaagagactCACAAAAAGACCACTTCATCCCTTTCctctgataataataataataaacactgtttaataaaaccttttttttcctctctcatatatatattttttgtttatttatacttAGATAGCGTTAGTTGGGTGGGTCTATTTTTCAGAGCCAGAGAGCACCGGCTTCTTTGAGGAGAGGAACAAGGGTGCCGTTGATGTGGCATGCCATGACCCGTTCCATGGTTCCGACAAGCTTGCCACCGATGAAGACGACAGGGACCACCGAGGGGGTTCCGAGGAGCCGCATGAGGGCGCGTTCGAGGTCCTTGCCTCTTGGATCCTCGTCCAGCTCGTGCACGGTTGGGTTCACACCCATGCCGCAGAAGAGCCTCTTGATGGCGTGGCACATGCAGCACGTGCTCACGCTGAATATCACCACCGCGCTCTCCGACGCCAGCCTCTCTATGCGCTCCAGCGGGTCCCCCACTACCGCCGCCGCCGCGTTCCGAGGGGCCGCCACGTAGCTCCCCCACCACGCCGCCGCCGCTGCTTGGTAATGCATTCTCAGAAGAATTTTATGTGATGAAAGAATGACACGCAAAATGTATGAAAATGAGAGTGAGAATGTAGTGGGTTTGGCTTGGTTTGTTTGTGTGGGGAATGAGGGAGTGGAGGGGTGGTATTTATAGAGGTAATAAATAACTGAACAAAATACTGGACACTGCCTCCGTGGATCATGTTGATATTGCTGGTTTAGGATTTGTTAAAGGTTGCTAACTGGTGTTATTGTGATAtgttataagaaattaaaaatatatatttattatataaatcatgagaaagtataaaaaataattataaataacattattttacacttttaaatttaaaaaaaaatcctcttaattttttaacaataattttgcacatttgccgttgttaaataataatgaaagtgTTTTACTAGAATATAATAATATGGAAAAGTTGGTCACACTCTCATCACTGGTCGTCACCTATGCGatgtaagagagagagagtgtgttCGTGAAAGGGAGTGGATTTTGTGTGATTAAAATTAAGTAACTACTTATGATTAATGGAAAATTCCACTTTTCGTCTTTAGAGTGTCATAATCAATAATGAGGTTTATTTGCTTGAGGTTGAGACGGGCAGTTCTTCCTGGGGCCATGATTATGTTAGGGGAAAAGGGATTTGTCCATAATGCTGTTTGCGTGAGAGTTTGGGAGACAATATCAATTCTTTTCTAGGCTAGCCTACATGTATTAAGGATAAggagaaaataagaaaggagtataatatatatatatatatattaattatctcatttttataatttgaaactaaaatttattggatgcaagttcaatttttttctagtaccattaaaatcttttttggtatgcaagtcttttttttttcttatcaattgGTGGTGTTCATATGTAAGCTAATTAAGTAGTTACAATTCAGCAACACATTATTTAACATTcttttgaacataattttttattaaaatttattgtaaataataaaatttgatactTCTCActacaaatttaataattttttttgtcattttataattttaaaaacaattaattaataacaaaatatctgtTGATAAGTGTTTTATGATAAATGTGTTAATAAGTTTTAGAAAGCATACTGATAATAATTCTTGTAATCCTAACATGTCATTATCTATGAAtactataatataaataataatgttattaaaaataattttattcgaataagatataattattataaatgataaaattattttatatatcttaACATGTCATTATCTATGAATACTATAATTATaagactatttatttattttgaatttaaggtAGAAGATGGAAGGTGGTATTATATATCTTATTTAAGGGTGTTATAAGGATGGAAATTAGTTAAAGAGATATTAATTGATGGGAGGGAGAAAGGGAAAGGGGGACAGAGAGGACAGGCTTTTACAGGAGGGAGTTGTTGGGTAATAGACGGCTGAATCCGTCCTTGTTGTCGGCCCTAGGCGATCAAAAGGCCATCACGAACCTCTGTATTTCTGTTTCTTCCAATTCACACCTCTGCTTTTCCTCACTTCCATTGCCTTCATTTGCTATTAGACTCAGCGTCATTATtagctttacattttttaaattacccATAAACTTTGTATGGTACCTAAATGTACAAAGCCTAATGCACGCACTATTAGTTTTCATGATGGGTATCAATACCAAATATTTCTTACCATTAAGAccttaaatttaacaaaaaataataataataatgcaccCATATGGTAAGCAAGTTTCTTACTTCTTTATCTGGAATTAAAcagtaaacaaaaatatatatacctatgcatatatttatatatatacaccacTTTTTGCTTAactatgattttattatatcattacaattacttttattttatttaaatatacttatattttgATTCCATTGCGTTTTTCTGAGTACTACGTAATGTGATTTTTTATAGATGCGTaagaaacatttttcaaaaaaaaagaagaaagaaacagtgataataattaatacatgcgagtaatataaattactttttgTATGATCTAACATAATTAAGTTAAAGTACGTAGCATGGTGTATTTTAAAGGACAACGTATAAATTTCTCGCGATTTATATAACATCATAATATGCTTTCCTGATAACATaatgttttcttaatttcttatgcTTATATAGATGAAAGGAAGTTAAAGCAATgtaaaaaatgagagagatgcTGGGTGTAACTTCATTAAGCTTTAGTGTCCTATAGTTTATTACATGacttaatatttttcttctgtCAGAAAAAACTTTAATCTgtatatattattgatatttataaaaataaaggtcaaaatgcattaaaaaattaacaacgcatttaatgattttttaaaatattttaaaattcactaTATGTGTTTTCTCTGGAAAATGTCTTCTGAATTTCTTATCAGCACAATCTACTTTAATTTGATTTCATAATTACGATATAATTAAAGTTTTGACAAATGGATAACCCAAAAGTTGAGAAGAAGATCAGATGCAATGGAAGAGAGGATCCCACTTATTACATGCTGCCTAATCTAAGTGTCATATCAACCAGGGtcctaaaataattaatctgcatttttaatttatttgggcGGCTTCTACGTtaaattcaatcaattttaGCCGAGAATAACTCATGGGATAAATGAACTTTTGTCAACTTTAGATATTCTTTCCTCGATCACaatcttacttaggtagtattTGGTTTAAAGGAATAAATTaggattgaaatttgaaagtgaATCTAGTTGAAATGAGGTGAAAGTGGAGGATGAAGACGTTTAATAGGAATGAAAGGTTAGatgaaagatttaaaaaatatagaatttatgaattttaattttcatttatacttttgtttttggATAGTTGcttagtataattaattatgtttgtaccataattaattatataatcacTCATTTAGACTTTTGTTTTCGGATGATTTCAGATAAAGTTGTATTATTGATTATGTAATTTAGATAATTGACTATAGATGTTTgaattagttataaaaaaatgtgtttaacaGGAAGAAACATGGGTTCTTAATACTTGGATAAAATGGATATTTTctcgatttttttattttactttttccttttattatttatcaattattttaatttaaatcttttatattacatttttctttatctcaATCAAACACCCTTACTTTTATCTCTCTTCTCACTCTCTTTCATCTATTCTCATTCTTCatacttttattcatttttatcctttttaccAAACATAGCCTTAGGTATCAGATTCTCAAAAGACATATACATAGCTAAATTTGCAAGCTTGTTATGCCCATTCCTAAGGCCAGATacgtttttatatatttttttcatatataaatatattatataaatttaataatcatCTAACAATCATTTATATCACTCATCATAAATcatatttgatataattttaaaaataattatcataaaaattaataaatttatcataaatgatataattaaataataatataaaattattttacactatcaatacataatctatttttttcatattatat encodes the following:
- the LOC114399910 gene encoding glutaredoxin-C1-like, producing MHYQAAAAAWWGSYVAAPRNAAAAVVGDPLERIERLASESAVVIFSVSTCCMCHAIKRLFCGMGVNPTVHELDEDPRGKDLERALMRLLGTPSVVPVVFIGGKLVGTMERVMACHINGTLVPLLKEAGALWL